From a single Pseudophryne corroboree isolate aPseCor3 chromosome 6, aPseCor3.hap2, whole genome shotgun sequence genomic region:
- the LOC134934588 gene encoding 52 kDa repressor of the inhibitor of the protein kinase-like: protein MDKRLPDKQPTLMTFFKKLKSNESTAKSTENESTCDDLENTACASTPNPIEESSPSNVFQYSRDIGCYVSCTQTIVDEERYKVLRDPWCPEENYQFPSVAQGKKNRSFKLHWIKEFPWLSYSHKFNGCFCRICVLFGGEEGGRSHVKLGKLVLEPLCSYKDAKNDFRVHEKNEYHKNNLLRSQNFIDIMDGKTSSIEALADSAIRRRIESNRQKLIPIIKTILFCGMNNIPLRGHRYDGSIFTEDSDDKSVTKGNFKALLRFRIDAGDKILESHLQTAGKNATFISKTTQNDLITCCGEILQTKIIDKMKMSKFDSILADETTDISISEQLSFCVRYLDTGNCCVEERFLGFTKVVNMTGEALSDTIIEFLKSANLDIAYLRGQGYDGGANMSGLLKGVQARILRMQPFAIYTHCANHRLNLALNKASIVTSIRNTVGIIANINNFLRESASRTHLLSDKISEMLPSQKSVKAKKLCETRWVERHNGILHFLEILPAVVGVLEDIGNSTSTNAANNAQSLLAVICKFEFLVSLEILSKILAITLPLSVQLQTVNVDFGKSVEMVEFVKSALRRIRQHSEDEFKILFGQTKVVADNLDVEVKLPKVRNVHQHRANLTEMEDYFRVNTFLPYLDYLISELESRFSQDNTSHMAKLQKIIPKYYFESDTSDADILEAAKKYESDLPSTVQVLEGELKLWREFWAMKSEKVDTAMEAYKLASMFPNIRTLLIILCVIPVTTATAERSFSSLKRIKTYLRSTMGQERLNGLAMLNIHNDIELAPEEVLDVFAVKHSRKLQLQFI from the coding sequence ATGGACAAAAGGCTACCAGACAAACAGCCTACTCTCATGACGTTTTTTAAGAAACTTAAAAGTAATGAGAGCACCGCCAAAAGCACTGAAAACGAAAGCACGTGTGATGATCTGGAAAATACAGCATGTGCTTCGACACCAAACCCTATAGAAGAAAGTTCACCTTCAAATGTTTTTCAGTATTCTAGAGACATTGGCTGCTATGTTAGTTGTACGCAGacaatagttgatgaagaacgttaTAAAGTATTGCGTGATCCTTGGTGTCCAGAAGAAAATTACCAATTTCCTTCTGTTGCACAGGGTAAAAAAAATAGATCTTTTAAATTGCACTGGATAAAGGAGTTTCCTTGGTTGTCTTACAGTCATAAATTTAATGGATGTTtttgcagaatatgtgtcttatttgGAGGAGAGGAAGGAGGTCGTAGTCATGTAAAGCTAGGAAAGCTGGTATTAGAACCTTTATGTTCGTATAAAGATGCCAAGAATGATTTCAGAGTTCATGAGAAAAATGAATATCATAAGAACAACTTGTTGAGATCTCAGAATTTTATTGACATCATGGATGGTAAAACATCAAGTATTGAGGCTTTAGCTGACAGTGCGATTAGACGTAGAATCGAAAGCAATAGACAAAAATTAATTCCAATCATTAAAACTATACTATTTTGTGGCATGAACAATATCCCATTAAGGGGTCACAGATATGATGGATCTATCTTCACAGAAGACAGTGACGATAAATCGGTAACAAAAGGTAATTTTAAAGCATTGTTAAGATTTCGGATTGATGCTGGTGACAAGATCCTTGAGAGCCATTTGCAGACTGCTGGAAAAAATGCAACTTTTATTAGCAAAACTACGCAGAATGATTTAATCACATGCTGTGGTGAAATTTTGCAAACTAAAATTATTGACAAAATGAAGATGTCAAAATTTGACAGTATATTAGCTGATGAAACAACAGATATTAGCATTTCAGAACAGCTTTCATTCTGTGTTCGGTACCTTGACACAGGTAACTGCTGTGTAGAAGAAAGATTTCTTGGTTTTACCAAAGTAGTAAATATGACTGGTGAAGCTTTGAGTGACACTATCATTGAGTTTTTGAAAAGTGCAAATCTGGATATTGCATACCTCCGTGGACAAGGCTACGATGGTGGTGCAAACATGAGTGGATTGCTGAAAGGAGTACAAGCACGAATTTTGAGAATGCAGCCTTTTGCTATTTACACTCATTGTGCTAATCACAGGTTAAATTTAGCTTTAAATAAGGCAAGTATTGTTACAAGTATTCGCAATACGGTTGGCATAATAGCAAACATTAACAATTTTCTACGAGAGTCTGCATCTAGAACGCATTTGTTGAGTGACAAAATTAGTGAAATGTTGCCTTCTCAGAAATCTGTAAAGGCCAAGAAGCTTTGTGAAACTCGCTGGGTTGAGAGGCATAATGGTATTTTACATTTTTTAGAAATACTACCTGCAGTTGTTGGTGTACTAGAAGATATTGGTAACAGTACAAGTACAAACGCAGCAAACAATGCCCAGTCACTGTTGGCAGTAATTTGCAAATTTGAGTTTTTGGTAAGCTTAGAAATTTTGAGTAAAATTTTAGCCATAACTCTACCACTTTCTGTCCAACTGCAAACTGTGAACGTAGACTTTGGAAAGTCTGTTGAAATGGTAGAATTTGTGAAATCTGCATTACGTAGAATCAGACAACATTCAGAGGATGAATTTAAAATTCTATTTGGGCAGACAAAGGTTGTTGCAGACAATCTAGATGTGGAAGTAAAGCTTCCAAAAGTCAGAAATGTGCACCAACACCGAGCTAATTTGACAGAAATGGAAGACTATTTTCGTGTTAACACATTCTTGCCTTATCTGGACTATCTGATTTCTGAGTTAGAATCCAGATTTTCACAAGATAACACCTCACATATGGCAAAACTCCAAAAAATAATTCCAAAATATTATTTTGAGTCAGACACATCAGATGCAGACATACTGGAGGCAGCCAAAAAATATGAGTCAGATTTACCATCCACTGTACAGGTACTTGAAGGAGAACTGAAATTatggagggagttttgggcaatgaaGTCTGAAAAAGTTGATACAGCAATGGAAGCTTATAAATTAGCATCTATGTTTCCTAACATCAGGACCCTATTGATAATTCTGTGTGTGATACCTGTTACCACTGCAACAGCTGAACGATCTTTTAGCTCATTGAAAAGAATTAAAACATACTTAAGATCAACAATGGGTCAGGAAAGACTCAATGGTTTGGCCATGCTAAATATACATAACGATATTGAATTAGCCCCAGAAGAGGTTCTAGATGTATTTGCTGTAAAACATTCACGAAAACTTCAATTGCAGTTCATTTAA